The stretch of DNA TCTCACATTTTACGCTTTTTCTCAACCAGTTATCAATTAAAGAAAAAATTTCTTCTTTTAAAGAAGTCTCAACACCTTTCAAGGCAGAGGCAATTACAATAGGATGAAATTTTTCTAGAAATTTAGTCAAAGAATTTCTCCCGATTTTCAAAAGATCATTCATATCAAAATAGTGCTCTGTTATATTTTCGGCAAACTCGGGATTTTTTTCCCTAATTTTAGAGATTAGATCACCCGAAATATTTGGACTAACCTTTGTTAAAATGTCAGCTACCTTTCGGCCATTTCGATTTTTTACGGTAGGAGATAGCTCTCTCTCAATCAATGCTTTTTTAAATTTAACAAACCTCTCTAACTCATCTGCATTTTTATCTGAATAAAAATCTAATGCTTGTATCTCTTCTAACACCTCTTCTCTAAAACTATCCGAAAACTCTTCAAAAAGCAGAGAAGACTCTTCGGGATCTGTATATGACATAATCAGGGCAACAATTTTCGCAGACTCACCAAGCACTAACTTAGAAAGTTCTTTCTTCTTCGTCCTTTTTAAATATTCAACTACAGATTCTTCCTTTTTAGCATCTTTTACAATCTTCTCAATCTCTGCTAATATCTCTCTCGCAAAATCTGTATTCTCTTTCTTTGGTGTAGAAATTGGATTTTGAAAATGCTTTCCAAATAACTTTAGAACCTTGTTCTCGTCTTCTTTGGAAACTGCACCCGCAGAATCCAACTCTCCGAGAAGTTTTTCTATTTCCTCAGGTTTTAAATAAGAATACACTTCTTGGGGAAGTGAATCCCCAAGCATCCCAAGTAGTATCGCTGATTTATTTTTTACTCTGGAAGAAATTGTTTTCAACTGCCTTCCTCTTCACTTAGCCATGTTCTAATTAACTGTGCAACATCTTCAGGCTTTTCCTTAGACAAGTTAATCGCATTTTCGAGAAGTTCTCTACGGAGTTTTTCATCTAAAGATAGCTCTACCTCAGCCCCCCCTTCCTCCATTACTCGAAGAGCTGCCTCTCTCATCATCTGTTGTTGAGCTGCAAGTTCTTCTTCACGTAATCTTCTTCTTCGAGCCATTTCTTTTTTAATAGTTCTGTATAGTAGCACAACCAATACAAGGACAATCAAAATGATAAGTGATGCCACAATCATATTTCTCATGGCTCTTTGCTTTGCAAATTCTGCATCTTCTTGAGCAAACTGTAAAGTTCTATCTCTTGGGATTGTAATTACGCTAATCTGATCTCCACGAGCTTTATCTAAAGTGACTGCTGCTTCTAAATTTTTCTTTATTAATCTCAGTTCATCATCAGTAACAGGATGGTAGGTTCGATCAAATCCAGTCCCGTCTGCTTTTTCTTTTTTAGTCCAAACCCCGTCTATTACAACAGACAAAGAAACTTTCTCGATCTTCCAAGGTTGCTTTTGAACATCACGAACTCTTCTGTTGAATTCATAATTGTTAATGTTTTCATTTTTTGTATATTCTGCTTTCTGGTAATCTGTATCTTTATACCCTGGAGGCAGGTTGGGCTCAGTTCCTGCGGGCCCATCTGGTGTAAATCCCTTGCCTGCAAATTTTTCAGAAGTTTCTTTAGACGATACTTTTAATGAATAGCCATCCACTAATTTTAACTCAGAGTATGGTGTATTTGGATCATCCGGTATGGCTACTACAGGGGAGACTGAATTGTCTTTAAATGTTTCTTTGTCCCAATTCAATACATACTCAAACCTTGTAATATCCACTCGATCCTCACCGCCAAGACTCCACCTTAAAGTATTTCTAATATCTATTAATCTTTTTACTCTCTGCTCTTCTTCTATCCTGAGTTTTTCTTGAACAATCCTCAATTCAAGTTTTTCTTTTTCTAAGTCTTCTTCAAAATCACTGATGATCTTTCCATCGGCATCAGCAACACTTACATTCTCTAACTTTAATTTCGGAACAGCTCTCGCTACAAGATTTACAATTCCCTTAACTTCCTTTTTGGACAGAGAGTCTACCCCCGGAATAAAATGGAGTATCACTGAGGCTTTGACTGGAGACTGATTATTTTCAAATAGCTCCGCATCTGGAAAGGCAATATTTACATCTGCCTTCTCTATTGACCGCAAAGTCATTAAAGATTTCTCTATTGCACCTTTTAAGGCTCGGTATTTTTTTATGTCTTTGTCAAACTGGGTTTCAGTGAATTTTTCTATATCAAACAATTCCCATCCTTGAACACCTGCAGGAATTAAATTTTCCTGAGCGAGTCTTGTTATAATTTCTTGCCTCTTGTCGGATTCAACACTAATGATTGAAGTATCGCTCGCTGAATACTTAAACCCCATAGCATCCAATTTCTTCGTTATCTCAGAGAAATCTTTGGCTGGGAGGTCTTTAAATAATATCACGGAATTCTTTTGAAGAGATATACTGGACAATATAATCACCGCAACAATTATCACGCCAAATACTGTTCCAAGTATGATCTTTTTCGTACTATCAATTTTATTCAGTAGAGTTTTAATTTGTTCTAAAATTCGTTGTAGCTGTTCAGGCATATTTTCCTCAGATCGAAATTATGTGACATAATATTATTTACGGCTAAATAGTACAAACTTTTTTTTGATTTTTCCGATTTTTTTTGTTTTTTTTCGTCGGGGTTGTTTTCTTCTATTCGTCGGGTTTATGTCGTTTTAGTCTATTATATCGGGTAGTTTTTCTCTTGGAGAGGTAAGCTCCCCCCGCAATCGTGGTTACCGGGGTGGGAACTCCATTCTCGAAGAATCTGGTGGGGAGAATTATGTCCCATTCGGCAAGGTCAAGCACCAATAAAAGTGTAAAAAGAGCGGTCTTTGTGGTACCAAGCCAATCTGCAAGAATGCCAAGCTCAATCCAGTCCTCGTTATTCGGGGTAAAATTCTTCTTCTGCAAATTCTGTCCGACTTCTTGGTAAGCCTTTTTCACTCTATCCATCTTCTCAAAAGTCCCCCAAAGAATCACGTTTCTGTATCTGTTCAGCAATGCGTGCAAATATTTTCGTCTCGAAAAACCCGTTGTTCTTCTATTGAACTCGTCCATATATTTTGCTGGAACAAGCAAGCTCGATTGTGTTTCTACATATTTTTAGGATTCATAATTTCTCCTTAAGTAAATTTTTCTACTCTCCTTTATATAAAAAGCTAGCTTTAGAAAAAATTTTGCAATTTTGGAAAATTTTTAGCTTATAGAAAAGTCCCAAATCTGCACTAAACGCGAAATCTTTTTTTAATCCCCCCAAAAAGTGGAGTTCCCACATTTTTGCATACAAAGTGAAAAATCTGTACTAAATGCGAAATTTCAAAAACTCTACTAAAGCTCAAAACCTCATCCTATAAGATGAACCTATTTGCAAAGATTCTACCTCTACGATTTCCGACCTCAGACTTGAGGCATCAGTCCTCTGAATTGGAGATCCCACATTTTCGCACGAAAAGTGTAAAATCTGCACTAAACGCGAAATACTATAAACTATACTAAAAATCAAAACCTCTATCGTAAAAGATAAACCTATTAGAGAAAGATTTCCAACTCCACTATTCCAGTCTTCAGACCTCAGTCATCAGTCCTCCGAATTGGAGTTCCCGTTTAAAATGCAGTCCTCCGGATAACTGCATTTTTCACTACTACTGAATTTGTAGGAATTGAAGTTTTATTTTATATTTGCTCTATAAGATTCGATTGTGCTTACTGATAACACAAATTTTATATCCGCTTAACACCTCGGTAAGCAACGAATTTTTTTGCCTAATTCGTTAAAAAAAACTCAAGGCTCGATATTGCTATTTGAAAAATTTAATGGCTGTTGCTAAGATTCCAGTCTGAGCGATGATAAGTCCGGTTGTTCAACCAATAGTCCACCCCAGATTTTCTGACTTATTTTGTTCCAATTTAAGTTCAAGGTTTGGATTTTATAAGAATCTATTTCGATAATTATTACTTTAACTTTCCATATAGATGATCAGTATTTTATTTTATTTTATTTCAAATTGAAACCGAAGTTAAGCTAAAAATTTAAAACGAGATTAGGTCTGGTAAAATCGGCTGAAAATACTTAAGAGTAAGGCTGAATCTATGAAGAAAAGTTCACTTGCAAACTTGTCACTACAAATCAACAGAGCCAAGTCTTCAATCTATTTAAAAATTGTTGCACCCGAATACATAATCGTAAACTTACAAAATACAACTTTCAAATACCATTCCGATCCAGCCAATGAGAAATACTCATTTACAAAAAATTCAAAAGATGGGATTTTTACTTCTAAAGAAATTTCTGAAATTTATTTTCGATTGGAAGATTTTTTGAAATAGCGGTTAAAAATTAACTTATTAAAAATTTTAATGAAATTATTTCCTACTTTTTTATAAAATCTTGACAATTAATAATGAACTTTCAAAAATTGGTAAACGAAGTCTTATAACAAAATTGCTTTTGAAAAAAAGTACGCATACTGCCGGTATCAAATTTTGATCCAGTTGGGAAAAACTTTATTATTCAACAAGCAAAAAGGAGATGATATGATCTTTTTCAAACAAACAAACAGACAGACAGACAAAAGGGCTTAATTCAACGTGTTAATTTTACAACACTAATTATTTTTTTTACGATTTCCGCACTTCTTTTTAACTTCTCCTCCTGTAATCTCATTTCTAAGAAAAAAAAAGATATACCTCCCTTTTGGATTTTACTGTTGTCCGGCAGTGGGGGCGGTGGAACAACCACCTGCACTTCAGCCCAGGCAAACATTACGAATATCAAAGACAAACGCATTGTGGAAACTGGGTTCATGATCGGTACTGCCGAATCAGGCACTACCAAGATCGAAGTGAGTATCGATAGCGGAACCTACGCATCAGCAACCGGAACCTCAAGCTAGAGTTACAAACTGCCGAGCGGCAGTTCTACCTGGAAGCAAAATAGCTCACATACTTTGAAAATCAAAGCGACTCTTTCCAGCGGAACCTGTGAAACCACGGCAATTACTGTGAGAAAGGGCACAAACAAGGACATCAATGGTGATGGGTACGCGGATCTGGTAACGGGGGCTTATAATCGTAATTCTGCAGCAGGGGCAGTTTATATATTTCACTCAGCTGGAAGTTCTGGGGTAACCATCACTGCTGCCGCATCGGCAACCACAACTATTGTTGGTTCGGCTGCAAGTGATCAATTTGGCAATTCCGTTGCCACGGGTGATATGAACGGGGATGGCTACGCCGATGTTATTGTTGGTGCAAGAAATCGTAATGGTACTGCCGGAGTTGCCTATATATTTCATTCGGCTGGAAGTTCCGGTGTGACAATCACAGCTGCCGGTTCGGCAAGCACAATTATTTCTGGCACGGCTGCAAGCGATCAATTTGGCTATTCGGTTGCAGCGGGAGATATAAACGGCGATGGCTATGCCGATATGATCGTGGGTGCTTACACACGTAATGCTGGTGCCGGGGTAAGCCAGGGAGTTGCCTATATATTTCACTCAGCTGGAAGTTCTGGGGTAACCATCACTGCTGCCGCATCGGCAACCACTATCATCGCGGGGACATCTGCAAGTGATGCTTTTGGTGGTTCTGTTGCCACGGGTGATGTGAACGGGGACGGCTACGCCGATGTGATCGTGGGTGCAAGAGGCTTTAGTGCTGGGTCAAATCAAGGACGTGGCTATATTTTTCATTAAACTGGAAGCTCTGGGGTATCCATTACAACCGCCGCTTCGGCAACCACTATCATTTCTGGCACGACCGCATCTGATAACTTCTGTTTTTCCGTTACCACGGGGGATGTAAACGGTGATGGCTATGCTGATGTGGTCATTGGTGCGTATGGGCGAAATGCAGGAGCAGGAGCTGCCCAAGGAGTTGTTTATGTTTTTCATTCGGCTGGAAGTTCTGGTGTAACCATCACCGCGGCCGCATCGGCAAGCACTATTATAGC from Leptospiraceae bacterium encodes:
- a CDS encoding FG-GAP repeat protein, producing the protein MKIKATLSSGTCETTAITVRKGTNKDINGDGYADLVTGAYNRNSAAGAVYIFHSAGSSGVTITAAASATTTIVGSAASDQFGNSVATGDMNGDGYADVIVGARNRNGTAGVAYIFHSAGSSGVTITAAGSASTIISGTAASDQFGYSVAAGDINGDGYADMIVGAYTRNAGAGVSQGVAYIFHSAGSSGVTITAAASATTIIAGTSASDAFGGSVATGDVNGDGYADVIVGARGFSAGSNQGRGYIFH
- the fliF gene encoding flagellar M-ring protein FliF, coding for MPEQLQRILEQIKTLLNKIDSTKKIILGTVFGVIIVAVIILSSISLQKNSVILFKDLPAKDFSEITKKLDAMGFKYSASDTSIISVESDKRQEIITRLAQENLIPAGVQGWELFDIEKFTETQFDKDIKKYRALKGAIEKSLMTLRSIEKADVNIAFPDAELFENNQSPVKASVILHFIPGVDSLSKKEVKGIVNLVARAVPKLKLENVSVADADGKIISDFEEDLEKEKLELRIVQEKLRIEEEQRVKRLIDIRNTLRWSLGGEDRVDITRFEYVLNWDKETFKDNSVSPVVAIPDDPNTPYSELKLVDGYSLKVSSKETSEKFAGKGFTPDGPAGTEPNLPPGYKDTDYQKAEYTKNENINNYEFNRRVRDVQKQPWKIEKVSLSVVIDGVWTKKEKADGTGFDRTYHPVTDDELRLIKKNLEAAVTLDKARGDQISVITIPRDRTLQFAQEDAEFAKQRAMRNMIVASLIILIVLVLVVLLYRTIKKEMARRRRLREEELAAQQQMMREAALRVMEEGGAEVELSLDEKLRRELLENAINLSKEKPEDVAQLIRTWLSEEEGS
- a CDS encoding endoflagellar motor switch protein, coding for MKTISSRVKNKSAILLGMLGDSLPQEVYSYLKPEEIEKLLGELDSAGAVSKEDENKVLKLFGKHFQNPISTPKKENTDFAREILAEIEKIVKDAKKEESVVEYLKRTKKKELSKLVLGESAKIVALIMSYTDPEESSLLFEEFSDSFREEVLEEIQALDFYSDKNADELERFVKFKKALIERELSPTVKNRNGRKVADILTKVSPNISGDLISKIREKNPEFAENITEHYFDMNDLLKIGRNSLTKFLEKFHPIVIASALKGVETSLKEEIFSLIDNWLRKSVKCEMDSMGPISLAEIEEAQKGILGALRLSVDSGYIKIWKIK
- a CDS encoding DUF1564 family protein; this encodes MLVPAKYMDEFNRRTTGFSRRKYLHALLNRYRNVILWGTFEKMDRVKKAYQEVGQNLQKKNFTPNNEDWIELGILADWLGTTKTALFTLLLVLDLAEWDIILPTRFFENGVPTPVTTIAGGAYLSKRKTTRYNRLKRHKPDE